A single Brevundimonas sp. SL130 DNA region contains:
- a CDS encoding pyruvate dehydrogenase complex E1 component subunit beta → MTDILMPALSPTMEEGTLTKWHIKAGDTVSAGQVIAEIETDKATMEVEAVDEGEVLEILVAEGSENVKVNTPIARLAGDEAAPAPKAAEAAPAEAPKVAAAAADAPVKPKTELRDPEIPADAKLVKTTIRDALRDAMAEEMRRDDKVFLIGEEVAQYQGAYKVSRELLQEFGDQRVVDTPITEHGFAGLGVGAAMAGLKPIVEFMTFNFAMQAIDHIINSAAKTLYMSGGQIRAPIVFRGPNGAASRVGAQHSQDYSAWYAQVPGLKVIAPYDAADAKGLLKAAIRDPNPIVFLEHEMMYGLEFDVPEVEDYVLPIGKAKVRREGKDVTITAHSRMVGFALQAAEKLAEEGIECEVVDLRTLRPLDTDTIVESVKKTSRLVSAEEGWGPMGVGAEVVARVIEHAFDYLDAPPLRVHQEDVPLPYAANLEALSLPGVDKIIAAVKQVMA, encoded by the coding sequence GTGACCGACATCCTCATGCCGGCGCTGTCCCCCACGATGGAGGAGGGCACGCTGACCAAATGGCACATCAAGGCAGGCGACACCGTGTCGGCCGGCCAGGTGATCGCCGAGATCGAAACCGACAAGGCCACGATGGAAGTCGAGGCCGTGGATGAAGGCGAAGTGCTGGAAATCCTGGTCGCCGAGGGCTCGGAGAACGTGAAGGTCAATACGCCCATCGCGCGTCTGGCCGGCGACGAAGCCGCCCCTGCGCCCAAGGCGGCTGAGGCTGCCCCGGCCGAGGCGCCTAAGGTTGCTGCTGCTGCTGCTGACGCGCCGGTCAAGCCCAAGACCGAACTGCGCGATCCGGAAATCCCGGCCGACGCCAAGCTGGTCAAGACCACCATCCGCGACGCCCTGCGCGACGCGATGGCCGAAGAGATGCGCCGCGACGACAAGGTCTTCCTGATCGGCGAGGAAGTCGCCCAGTACCAGGGCGCCTACAAGGTCAGCCGCGAGCTGCTGCAAGAGTTTGGCGATCAGCGCGTCGTCGACACCCCGATCACCGAGCACGGCTTCGCCGGCCTGGGCGTCGGCGCGGCCATGGCGGGCCTGAAGCCCATCGTCGAGTTCATGACGTTCAACTTCGCCATGCAGGCGATCGACCACATCATCAACTCGGCCGCCAAGACCCTGTATATGTCGGGCGGTCAGATCCGCGCGCCCATCGTCTTCCGCGGCCCGAACGGCGCCGCCTCGCGCGTCGGCGCCCAGCACAGCCAGGACTATTCGGCCTGGTACGCCCAGGTGCCGGGCCTGAAGGTCATCGCGCCCTATGACGCGGCCGACGCCAAGGGGCTGCTGAAGGCCGCGATCCGCGACCCGAACCCGATTGTCTTCCTCGAACACGAGATGATGTACGGCCTCGAGTTCGACGTGCCCGAGGTCGAGGACTATGTCCTGCCGATCGGCAAGGCCAAGGTTCGTCGCGAAGGCAAGGACGTCACCATCACGGCGCACAGCCGCATGGTCGGTTTCGCCCTCCAGGCCGCCGAGAAACTGGCCGAGGAAGGCATCGAGTGCGAGGTCGTCGACCTGCGCACCCTGCGTCCGCTGGACACCGACACCATCGTCGAAAGCGTCAAGAAGACCAGCCGCCTGGTCTCGGCCGAAGAGGGCTGGGGTCCGATGGGCGTCGGCGCCGAAGTGGTGGCCCGCGTCATCGAACACGCCTTCGACTATCTGGACGCCCCGCCGCTGCGGGTGCACCAGGAAGACGTGCCGCTGCCCTATGCCGCCAATCTGGAAGCTCTGTCGCTGCCGGGCGTGGACAAGATCATCGCGGCCGTGAAGCAGGTGATGGCATGA
- a CDS encoding DUF5076 domain-containing protein, with the protein MSLDEKALAIPEQLSQVDPAQVTELARIWWGGTTPHMNIRPALNEPRHMGTVLAECAWHFSNAYAQMAGLDQKEAFKAICDGWTEAHARAALTEKEVAQ; encoded by the coding sequence ATGAGCCTTGACGAGAAGGCCCTGGCCATCCCGGAACAGCTGAGCCAGGTCGATCCGGCCCAGGTCACCGAACTGGCGCGGATCTGGTGGGGCGGAACCACGCCCCATATGAACATCCGACCGGCGCTGAACGAACCGCGCCACATGGGAACGGTTCTGGCCGAGTGCGCCTGGCACTTCTCCAACGCCTACGCCCAGATGGCGGGTCTGGACCAGAAGGAGGCCTTCAAGGCCATCTGCGACGGCTGGACCGAGGCTCACGCCCGCGCCGCACTGACCGAGAAGGAAGTTGCTCAATGA
- a CDS encoding pyruvate dehydrogenase complex dihydrolipoamide acetyltransferase: MTDILMPALSPTMEEGVLAKWHVKVGDVVSAGDVIAEIETDKATMEVEAVDEGEITDILVAEGTEGVKVNTPIARLKDEGGAAAPKPAGKAEEAPKAAPAAVEAPKASAPVAPAPAAPKSDSGERIFSSPLARRIAAQNGVDLKSVKGTGPHGRIVKRDVESAGKGAQPAAATTAAAATSGIAPRQVQSLAQMGIPDGSYDLIPLDGMKKAVARRMVDSIQNVPHFPLFIDCEIDQLMAVRAKVNKLLEPQGIKVSVNDFVIKAAALALKMVPEANASYTPEGIAMHHNADISMAVAIDGGLITPIIKKAETKGLAQIATESKDLAKRARERKLKPEEFQGGTFSVSNLGMFGIKQFTSIINEPQGCIMSVGAGEQRAVVKNGQVVPATVMTVTLTCDHRVVDGATGARFLQAFKPLIEDPVAMLA; this comes from the coding sequence ATGACCGACATCCTGATGCCCGCCCTGTCTCCGACCATGGAAGAGGGCGTTCTGGCCAAGTGGCACGTCAAGGTGGGCGACGTCGTCTCCGCCGGGGACGTGATCGCCGAGATCGAAACCGACAAGGCCACGATGGAAGTCGAGGCCGTGGACGAGGGCGAGATCACTGACATTCTGGTCGCCGAAGGTACGGAAGGCGTGAAGGTCAACACCCCCATCGCCCGCCTGAAGGACGAGGGCGGGGCGGCTGCGCCGAAGCCGGCCGGCAAGGCTGAGGAGGCCCCGAAGGCCGCACCGGCCGCAGTCGAGGCGCCCAAGGCGTCCGCACCGGTCGCGCCGGCTCCGGCCGCGCCGAAGTCGGACAGTGGCGAACGCATCTTCTCGTCGCCTCTGGCGCGTCGCATCGCCGCCCAGAACGGCGTCGATCTGAAGTCGGTCAAGGGCACTGGCCCGCACGGCCGGATCGTCAAGCGCGACGTCGAATCCGCCGGCAAGGGCGCCCAACCGGCCGCCGCCACGACCGCCGCCGCCGCGACCTCGGGCATTGCGCCGCGTCAGGTTCAGTCTCTGGCCCAGATGGGGATCCCGGACGGCAGCTACGACCTGATCCCGCTGGACGGGATGAAGAAGGCCGTGGCGCGTCGCATGGTCGACAGCATCCAGAACGTGCCGCACTTCCCGCTGTTCATCGACTGCGAGATCGACCAGCTGATGGCCGTTCGCGCCAAGGTGAACAAGCTGTTGGAGCCGCAGGGCATCAAGGTGTCGGTCAACGACTTCGTCATCAAGGCCGCGGCCCTGGCGCTGAAAATGGTGCCCGAGGCCAACGCCTCCTACACGCCCGAAGGCATCGCCATGCACCACAACGCCGATATCTCCATGGCGGTGGCGATCGACGGCGGCCTGATCACCCCGATCATCAAGAAGGCCGAGACCAAGGGCCTGGCGCAGATCGCGACCGAGTCCAAGGACCTGGCCAAGCGCGCCCGCGAACGCAAGCTGAAGCCGGAAGAGTTCCAGGGCGGCACCTTCTCGGTGTCCAACCTGGGCATGTTCGGCATCAAGCAGTTCACCTCGATCATCAATGAGCCTCAGGGCTGTATCATGAGCGTGGGCGCGGGCGAGCAGCGTGCGGTCGTCAAGAACGGCCAGGTCGTTCCGGCCACGGTCATGACCGTGACCCTGACCTGCGATCACCGCGTGGTGGACGGCGCGACCGGCGCTCGCTTCCTGCAAGCGTTCAAGCCGCTGATCGAAGATCCCGTCGCGATGCTGGCGTAA
- a CDS encoding glutathione peroxidase, producing the protein MTSVYDFSARAIDGTEVSLDRFRGQALLIVNTASKCGFTGQYDGLEKLHRTFADRPFEVLGFPCNQFGEQEPGRAAEIAAFCATSFDVTFPLFDKVEVNGPNRHPLYAWLTKQKRGFLGSQSIKWNFTKFLTDREGRVVSRYAPQTEPEAIKADIEKLI; encoded by the coding sequence ATGACCTCGGTCTATGACTTCTCCGCCCGCGCCATCGACGGCACGGAGGTTTCGCTGGACCGTTTTCGCGGTCAGGCGCTGCTGATCGTCAATACGGCGTCCAAGTGCGGTTTCACCGGTCAGTATGACGGGCTGGAGAAGCTGCACCGGACGTTCGCCGACCGGCCGTTCGAGGTGCTGGGCTTTCCCTGCAACCAGTTCGGCGAGCAGGAGCCGGGACGGGCGGCGGAAATCGCCGCCTTTTGCGCCACCAGTTTCGACGTGACCTTCCCCCTGTTCGACAAGGTGGAGGTCAATGGGCCGAACCGGCATCCGCTCTATGCCTGGCTGACCAAGCAGAAGCGCGGCTTCCTCGGCTCGCAATCCATCAAGTGGAACTTCACCAAGTTCCTGACCGACCGCGAGGGCAGGGTGGTCTCCCGCTACGCCCCGCAAACAG